GGTTCTCCCATCCCCATCATAACAATGTTTTTGATGTTTTCCCCTTCAGGGGTGTTAAAGCAAAGCATTGTAAGCTGGTCTGTTATTTCGGAAGGGAGAAGATTTCTTTTGAAGCCTTGCCTGCCGGTAAGACAGAACCTGCACCCCATCTTGCATCCCACCTGCGAGGATACACATAGTGTCCAGTGATTCTTTCCGGGAATGAGGACGCTTTCAATAAAATTGCCGTCTCCCAGTTTAAAAAGTACCTTTTTGGTGGTGTCTTGAGATGTCTGAATCTCTGTTATTTCAAGGGTGCTTATCCGTGCAATAGCACTCAACCCGGTTCTGAAATCCTTTGAGAGGTTTGTCATCTCATCAAAGGATGTAACACCGGATTGATATAACCATTTCATTACCTGTCTCGCCCGGTATCTTCCCTTTCCGAGATCCGATATGAAAATTTCTATCTCATCCAGAGTCATATCCTTCAGGTTGGGTTTATCCATGTAACTTCTTTCGTAATCTCTCGGCAATCGTATTTATGAACACTTCTGTACTTACTTTCTTGTTGTCAGGGTTCTTCCGGGCGACGAGAAGGAGGTCTCCGGTCATTGTTCCGCTTTCAATGGTTTCAATGGCGACTTCCTCCAGCTTTTCGGCAAATTCAACGACATCGGGTGTCCCGTCGAGTTCTCCCCGCTTGCGAAGACAGCCTGACCATGCAAAGATAAGAGACATCGAGTTTGTCGATGTTTCTTCACCACTTAAATGTTTATAATAGTGTTTCTGAACTGTGCCGTGTGCGGCCTCATACTCAAAGTAACCTTTGGGGGAAACAAGCTCGGAGGTCATCATGGCGAGACTTCCATTGGCGGCTGCAATCATATCAGACATCACATCACCATCGTAGTTCTTTAGCGCCCAGAGCATCCCACCCTCTGATCTCATGATTCTGGCTATGGCGTCATCAATTAGTGTATAGAAGTACTCAATTCCAGCCTTCTGGAATTTTGTTCTCCAGTTTTTTTCATATTCCTCTTCGAATATATCCCTGAAGCGGGCATCATACGTCTTTGAGATGGTATCCTTTGTGCTGAACCAGAGATCGATCTTATGGTCGAGAGCAAAAGCAAAGCACGTCTTTGCAAAATTCGATATAGATTCGTCGGTGTTGTGTATTCCCTGAATTATCCCCGAACCTGTAAAATCCTTTATCGTCTGCTTTATCGGTTTGCTACCGTCGGCAGGTGTAAAGGTAACTTCTGTTTTTCCTGAAGATGGTATGCGTATCTCGGCGCTGCTGTATACGTCTCCGTAGGCGTGTCTTCCTATTATTATCGGTTTTTTCCATGTAGATACGAAAGGCTTTATATTGCCCACCGATATCGGTTTTCTAAACACCGTTCCGTCAAGCATATCCCTGATTGTTCCGTTAGGGCTTTTCCACTGTTTTTTGAGATTATATTCCTTGACACGCTCTTTGTCAGGGGTGATGGTTGCACATTTTACGCCTATTCCATATTTCATGATGGCATTGGTAGCGTCAACGGTGATCTGGTCCCCGGTCTCATCACGTTTTTTAAGGTGAAGGTCGTAGTATTCCAGATCGATATTCAGAAAGGGCAACAAAAGTTTATCCTTGATTATTGCCCACATAACCCTGGTCATTTCATCGCCATCCAATTCCACAACGGGAGTCTTTACCCGTATTTTCTTAATTTTTGTCATAAATTGAGACCTCCGAATGCAGGTTTTGTAAACGTTTTCCCCTGCCTCCTCTATTAATATTTACTCATATATCGTTGAATATATTTTTTAACATCGCTCTTTGAATGAAAGATTCCGAAATGCCCCTCGCAGAGGATATCGGCTTTTAGGAGAAGGAGTTTTTCCATAGATTTTTTCCACTGTTCAATATCAGATCCGAAACTGGGAAGGAAAGGCCCGTGGATGTCCTGACCGAAGAGTATCCTCTTTCCTCCCCTGTCAAGATAGAGTGCTATTGAACCGGGTGTATGTCCGGGTGTATGAATACAATGAAGTTCTTCATCTCCGAACCGGAGGATATCATGATCATCTGTGAGCCTTTTGTCAACTGGTGTTGGGGGGAATTTTGTCCCGTACCAGTTGGCCGCGGTCAGTACCTGGTTGCCCGTCTCAATGGCATCGGCATCAAGATCATGGACAACCAGCTTACAGCCAAATTTTTTTCTGAAATAGGGTGCCGCTCCGATGTGGTCAATGTGGCAATGAGTAAGAATCAGCGTTGATATGTTCTGTGGATCGAGACCGGCATCTTCTATATTCCTGATCAGTATCCGGGAGGTGTTTCCGGCACCGGAATCTATCATGACCACCTCTCCGTTAAAATCGATTATAAATACCGTTGCATCTTCAGGAGACGAGATATCGGGCCCGCCGATAAGATATACACCGTCAACAATTATCTCCGCCTTTCCCATACCGGATTCCTTTTGATGTTCCATGGCAGTTGGTTCGATTAGTTCAATTAGTTAGTCAATGAAACAAATTGAACTAATTAAACTGTCCTGCTTTTTTCTTTGTGCCTCTGGTACTTTGTGCCTCGTAACTACTCATAACTGAGTAGTTACTTTAAACCTTTAGCGTTCCTATCAAGTCGTTAATATCGTCGATACCGTGCTCGATTAAATAATTATCTATACCCTCAAGGACATCGATGGTCGTATGAGGATTTACAAAATTAGCCGTCCCTATCTGAACGGCCTTTGCCCCCGCGATAAGGAATTCGACAGCATCTGCTGCATCCATGATTCCCCCGACTCCGATAACAGGAATGGATACACTCTTTACTACTTCCCATACCATCCGCAGTGCTACCGGTTTTATCGCCGGTCCGGACAATCCACCTGTAATGTTCTTCAAATGGGGGACTCTCCCTTCAATATCTATCGACATTCCCTTCAGCGTATTGATCAGAGATACGGCATCTGCCCCACCTTCTTCCACGCTCCTCGCTATTTCTGCGATATCGGTCACGTTTGGTGTCAGCTTGACGATCACTGGAAGATCAGTCACGCTTTTCACCGCCCTCGTCACCTTGTTCGCCATATCGGGATCAGTGCCAAATTCGACACCACCCTTCAGCACGTTGGGGCAGGAGATATTTACCTCCAGACCGTCTACGCCTCTGACATCGCTTAATGCCTGTGCAAGCTTTCTGTACTCCTCAACAGTTTCCCCAAATATATTAACTATAACAGGGACATCAAAGTTTTTCAGGAAGGGGAGTTTCTCATCAAGAAAAGACCGTACACCGACATTTTCAAGTCCGATGGCGTTGAGCATTCCACAGGGCGTTTCCATAATTCTGTGAGGGGGATTGCCGACTCTTCGTTCAAGTGAAATACCCTTGACGATTAAGGCACCCAAACGGTTCAGGTCAATGAAGTTAGCGTACTCTTCTCCGTAGCCGAAGGTCCCGGAAGCGGTCATAACCGGGTTCTTCAGTACCAGACCGCCAATGTCAACCTGTAGTTTTGTATTATAAGGATCTTTCATGTTCTCTTTCATAATTAATCCCAGACAAGTTCATGAATATCAAAAACAGGACCATCTTTGCATACCTTCCTGTAACCGGACTTTACACTGATGGCACACCCGAGGCATGCCCCCACACCGCATGCCATCCTCTCTTCTACCGATACCTGGCAGGGAACGGCCTGATTCCTCAATATCTCAGCCAGGCTCTTTATCATGGGAAATGGGCCGCAGGAATATACCACCGAATCACTGCTGTTATACAATGTTATGTCCTGCTCAAAAAGTTCTGTCACAAGACCATGGTACCCTCTGCTGCCATCATCGGTACTTATCCTGATATCAGAACATATCTCGTCCATCCTGTCCAGACCGACAAGGAGATCGGCTCTTTGTGCACCCACGTAACAAATTATCTGCGGGGGTTTATTGACGGTATCTGCCCCGTAGTAGTGTCCGAGAAAGGAAAGGGGTGCTATGCCGATACCCCCCGCTACCAGAACGACTCGCTTGCAATGGGGGAATATATCAAATCCCCGGCCCAGTGGACCCAGAATGTCAATCTCGTCATCCGGTTTCAATCGTGAGATTACGAAAGTTCCTTTACCTGCCACTCTGTATAGGAGCTCTATGATAAGGTCACCGGCACTTGGATAAAGAGAATAAATGCTCATCGGTCTTCTCAGGAAAGGAACGTCTCTTCCCTTTGCTCGTAACATAACAAACTGGCCGGGAGTAACTCCCCGAAACGATGCCTCGGCGGAACTAAAATGACCAGACACGTTGAGGGACATTAAGAAGTGGCCTTTAGCGATTTCCCTGTTGAATATAATTTTTCCCGACATCCTTACGGTTTTATGCGGCATGCTGACCATCAATCACCTGCCTTTTGAACGCTTTCTCTCAAGTCTGACCACATAATCAAAGCATCCTCCTTCGTGTCGGAATAATAGAGGGGTCTTGTCCCCTTTACTACAAAATAGAACTTTTCGTATAGTTTTATGGCAGGTGTATTAGACCTGCGTACTTCTAAGGTAGCATATATTGCTCCCTTGTGAAGTGAAATATTTATCGTTGCTGCTATCAATTTTGAGGCTATTCCTCGCATTCTTAAATTTTCCCGTACA
Above is a genomic segment from Syntrophales bacterium containing:
- a CDS encoding NADP-dependent isocitrate dehydrogenase, coding for MTKIKKIRVKTPVVELDGDEMTRVMWAIIKDKLLLPFLNIDLEYYDLHLKKRDETGDQITVDATNAIMKYGIGVKCATITPDKERVKEYNLKKQWKSPNGTIRDMLDGTVFRKPISVGNIKPFVSTWKKPIIIGRHAYGDVYSSAEIRIPSSGKTEVTFTPADGSKPIKQTIKDFTGSGIIQGIHNTDESISNFAKTCFAFALDHKIDLWFSTKDTISKTYDARFRDIFEEEYEKNWRTKFQKAGIEYFYTLIDDAIARIMRSEGGMLWALKNYDGDVMSDMIAAANGSLAMMTSELVSPKGYFEYEAAHGTVQKHYYKHLSGEETSTNSMSLIFAWSGCLRKRGELDGTPDVVEFAEKLEEVAIETIESGTMTGDLLLVARKNPDNKKVSTEVFINTIAERLRKKLHG
- a CDS encoding dihydroorotate dehydrogenase electron transfer subunit, producing the protein MPHKTVRMSGKIIFNREIAKGHFLMSLNVSGHFSSAEASFRGVTPGQFVMLRAKGRDVPFLRRPMSIYSLYPSAGDLIIELLYRVAGKGTFVISRLKPDDEIDILGPLGRGFDIFPHCKRVVLVAGGIGIAPLSFLGHYYGADTVNKPPQIICYVGAQRADLLVGLDRMDEICSDIRISTDDGSRGYHGLVTELFEQDITLYNSSDSVVYSCGPFPMIKSLAEILRNQAVPCQVSVEERMACGVGACLGCAISVKSGYRKVCKDGPVFDIHELVWD
- a CDS encoding dihydroorotate dehydrogenase, producing MKENMKDPYNTKLQVDIGGLVLKNPVMTASGTFGYGEEYANFIDLNRLGALIVKGISLERRVGNPPHRIMETPCGMLNAIGLENVGVRSFLDEKLPFLKNFDVPVIVNIFGETVEEYRKLAQALSDVRGVDGLEVNISCPNVLKGGVEFGTDPDMANKVTRAVKSVTDLPVIVKLTPNVTDIAEIARSVEEGGADAVSLINTLKGMSIDIEGRVPHLKNITGGLSGPAIKPVALRMVWEVVKSVSIPVIGVGGIMDAADAVEFLIAGAKAVQIGTANFVNPHTTIDVLEGIDNYLIEHGIDDINDLIGTLKV
- a CDS encoding MBL fold metallo-hydrolase is translated as MEHQKESGMGKAEIIVDGVYLIGGPDISSPEDATVFIIDFNGEVVMIDSGAGNTSRILIRNIEDAGLDPQNISTLILTHCHIDHIGAAPYFRKKFGCKLVVHDLDADAIETGNQVLTAANWYGTKFPPTPVDKRLTDDHDILRFGDEELHCIHTPGHTPGSIALYLDRGGKRILFGQDIHGPFLPSFGSDIEQWKKSMEKLLLLKADILCEGHFGIFHSKSDVKKYIQRYMSKY